The following are encoded together in the Nocardioides thalensis genome:
- a CDS encoding DUF378 domain-containing protein, with translation MKKIDILAGTLAVVGALNWGLVAVAEFDLVATIFGGMEFGETNAASRVVYGLVGLSALWLAARSASLLSSSSTSSPTHAHA, from the coding sequence ATGAAGAAGATCGACATCCTCGCCGGCACCCTCGCGGTCGTGGGCGCACTGAACTGGGGCCTGGTCGCGGTCGCCGAGTTCGACCTGGTCGCCACCATCTTCGGCGGCATGGAGTTCGGCGAGACCAACGCCGCCTCCCGTGTGGTCTACGGGCTGGTCGGGCTCTCCGCGCTGTGGCTCGCGGCCCGGTCGGCCTCCCTCCTCTCGAGCAGCAGCACGTCGTCCCCCACCCACGCCCACGCGTGA
- a CDS encoding AfsR/SARP family transcriptional regulator, with amino-acid sequence MTDAPLVRLLGAVAVRQPDGTAASPARLDRTVLAHLALAAGRAVPAADLIDAVWGAHPPDGARNALQVKVSRLRRHLGPHGDALRHHQGSYRLDLPAAEVDLLLADELARLARASFAADRVGEAAVLAERGLALWQGPPFADLDDHPRLVAARDRADEDHAVLQEVVAAAAIDDGATVGRAVEVLRELLAGDPLRSSARLLLMRALDRAGRRAEALAVYDVGRRVLAEETGLAPPEPLQREFERLLAAERRAARREPGAVATRTVPAGAMATARWLAREGAADAAIELALRGSWWWWLGGRRSEGRDLLEELVGLAAADGGEHASVRGATAWVAVFDSVSAAAEEAIAAGEATLKVAAGQAWSRHESLAAVLLAERLFQRGEPRRGAVLLELGRAGFDRSGDAWGRALVRIAEAKADLQRGAVLRAAARGREALAAFEDLDDAAGRMMATDLLGYCAEVVGDLSAAARTHQRALALARDVDAPEWQATQLTRLGSVQALIGSERSLTTLQAGVELARSVGSSAGVALAENGLGLARGLSGQHERAAEIHADALAWYERQASPAGISYTAGRLALELAAIGSEEAATFARRSVDLARRTGDPRAVAHGLEAVALTPGDAPARARALGGARALRRRTGSPLPEPVAAALRAAAAELSGELGDDLAVRMREGVREAQGLLPGVATA; translated from the coding sequence ATGACCGACGCGCCTCTGGTCCGCCTCCTCGGTGCCGTCGCCGTGCGGCAGCCCGACGGCACAGCGGCATCGCCCGCACGACTGGACCGCACGGTGCTCGCGCACCTGGCGCTCGCCGCGGGTCGCGCGGTGCCGGCGGCGGACCTGATCGACGCCGTGTGGGGCGCGCATCCACCGGACGGGGCGCGCAACGCCCTCCAGGTGAAGGTGTCGCGGCTCAGGCGGCACCTCGGTCCGCACGGTGACGCGCTCCGCCACCACCAGGGCAGCTATCGGCTGGACCTCCCCGCCGCCGAGGTCGACCTCCTCCTCGCGGACGAGCTCGCCCGGCTCGCCCGTGCGTCCTTCGCCGCGGACCGCGTCGGCGAGGCGGCCGTCCTCGCCGAGCGCGGGCTCGCCTTGTGGCAGGGCCCGCCGTTCGCCGACCTCGACGACCACCCGCGGCTGGTGGCCGCGCGCGATCGGGCCGACGAGGACCATGCGGTCCTGCAGGAGGTCGTGGCAGCGGCGGCGATCGACGACGGGGCCACGGTCGGCCGTGCGGTGGAGGTGCTGCGCGAGCTGCTGGCAGGCGACCCGCTCCGTTCCAGCGCCCGGCTGCTGCTGATGCGGGCGCTCGACCGGGCCGGGCGCCGCGCCGAGGCACTGGCGGTCTACGACGTCGGTCGTCGGGTGCTCGCCGAGGAGACCGGACTGGCGCCGCCGGAGCCGCTGCAGCGGGAGTTCGAGCGGCTGCTCGCCGCCGAGCGCCGCGCGGCGCGACGCGAGCCGGGCGCGGTTGCCACACGCACGGTCCCGGCCGGCGCGATGGCCACCGCGCGATGGCTCGCGCGCGAGGGCGCCGCGGACGCCGCGATCGAGCTCGCGCTGCGCGGCTCCTGGTGGTGGTGGCTCGGCGGGCGCCGGTCGGAGGGACGGGACCTGCTGGAGGAGCTCGTCGGGCTGGCCGCTGCCGACGGGGGCGAGCACGCCTCCGTGCGGGGCGCGACTGCCTGGGTCGCTGTGTTCGACTCGGTGAGTGCCGCGGCCGAGGAGGCGATCGCGGCCGGCGAAGCGACCCTGAAGGTCGCGGCCGGGCAGGCCTGGAGTCGGCACGAGTCGCTGGCCGCCGTACTGCTGGCCGAACGACTGTTTCAACGGGGCGAGCCGCGGCGGGGCGCCGTGCTGCTGGAGCTCGGCAGGGCCGGTTTCGACCGCTCGGGTGACGCGTGGGGTCGGGCGCTGGTCCGAATCGCCGAGGCGAAGGCCGATCTCCAACGGGGCGCCGTCCTGCGGGCGGCGGCCCGCGGACGGGAGGCCCTCGCGGCGTTCGAGGACCTCGACGACGCGGCGGGCCGGATGATGGCCACCGACCTGCTCGGGTACTGCGCCGAGGTCGTCGGCGACCTGTCCGCCGCGGCCCGCACCCACCAGCGCGCGCTCGCGCTCGCGCGCGACGTCGACGCACCCGAGTGGCAGGCGACCCAGCTGACCCGCCTCGGCTCGGTCCAGGCGCTGATCGGGTCCGAGCGGAGCCTGACGACCCTGCAGGCCGGGGTCGAGCTGGCCCGGTCGGTGGGGTCGTCCGCAGGCGTCGCGCTCGCGGAGAACGGGCTGGGCCTCGCGCGCGGCTTGTCCGGGCAGCACGAGCGAGCAGCGGAGATCCACGCCGACGCCCTCGCGTGGTACGAGCGGCAGGCGTCGCCAGCGGGGATCAGCTACACGGCCGGCCGGCTCGCGCTCGAGCTCGCGGCGATCGGGTCGGAGGAGGCCGCCACGTTCGCACGACGCTCGGTCGACCTCGCCCGTCGCACGGGCGACCCGCGCGCGGTCGCGCACGGGCTCGAGGCCGTCGCGCTGACGCCCGGTGATGCGCCCGCACGCGCCCGGGCGCTGGGCGGCGCCCGCGCGCTCCGGCGTCGTACTGGCTCGCCGCTGCCCGAGCCGGTGGCCGCCGCCCTGCGTGCGGCAGCCGCCGAGCTCAGCGGGGAGCTGGGTGACGACCTCGCCGTGCGGATGCGCGAGGGAGTCCGCGAGGCGCAGGGGCTGCTCCCGGGAGTCGCGACAGCCTGA
- a CDS encoding GNAT family N-acetyltransferase, protein MDAMVVRNLRPGDEQAVAALVASCSEECLRDRFFGVVADPVARLAAQVREAVWEGCATAAFGYGDVMVALAVGLPDRSGTTWDLGLLVCDEWQGVGVGTLLLHRLVSEAESAGALPVALVEAANARARRLARRLHRSRRGCSLRVEIA, encoded by the coding sequence ATGGACGCCATGGTCGTGCGCAACCTCCGCCCGGGGGACGAGCAGGCGGTCGCCGCGCTGGTGGCGTCGTGCTCCGAGGAGTGCCTGCGCGACCGGTTCTTCGGTGTCGTCGCCGACCCGGTGGCCCGGCTGGCCGCCCAGGTGCGAGAAGCCGTGTGGGAGGGCTGCGCCACCGCGGCGTTCGGCTACGGCGACGTGATGGTCGCGCTCGCGGTCGGCCTGCCCGATCGCAGCGGGACGACGTGGGACCTCGGGCTGCTCGTGTGCGACGAGTGGCAGGGAGTCGGCGTCGGGACGCTCCTGCTGCACCGCCTCGTGTCCGAGGCCGAGAGCGCGGGCGCCCTGCCGGTCGCGCTCGTCGAGGCCGCGAACGCCCGGGCCCGCCGCCTCGCGCGCCGATTGCACCGTTCGCGACGAGGATGCTCGCTGCGGGTCGAGATCGCTTGA
- a CDS encoding nitroreductase family protein: protein MTDDRSALDGLHPLLRARYSPVAFDPAHRLAEADVALLLEAARWAPSAGNSQPWAFVAARREDPTHARLSEHLAPSSRGWATSASALVVNIVHRHVDDSDLLYSAFADYDLGQAVAHMTLQAQAMGLACRQFRAFDLGSLSDELCLAPGWEVMSMTAIGRSTASEPPGRVRRDPADLRTRALRGSAQPR from the coding sequence ATGACCGACGACCGGAGCGCTCTCGACGGGCTGCACCCGCTGCTCCGGGCGCGCTACAGCCCGGTCGCTTTCGATCCGGCCCACCGGCTCGCCGAGGCGGACGTCGCCCTGCTGCTGGAGGCCGCCCGGTGGGCGCCGTCGGCCGGCAACTCCCAGCCCTGGGCGTTCGTCGCGGCGCGGCGCGAGGACCCGACCCACGCCCGGTTGTCGGAGCACCTGGCACCCAGCTCGCGCGGCTGGGCGACGTCCGCGTCGGCCCTGGTCGTCAACATCGTCCACCGGCACGTCGACGACTCCGACCTGCTCTACTCGGCGTTCGCCGACTACGACCTCGGCCAGGCGGTCGCCCACATGACGCTCCAGGCGCAGGCGATGGGCCTGGCGTGCCGGCAGTTCCGTGCGTTCGACCTGGGCTCCCTGAGCGACGAGTTGTGCCTCGCGCCCGGGTGGGAGGTCATGTCGATGACGGCGATCGGGCGGTCGACGGCCTCCGAGCCGCCGGGGCGGGTACGGCGTGACCCCGCGGACCTGCGGACCCGAGCGCTGAGGGGTTCGGCGCAGCCGAGGTGA
- a CDS encoding PQQ-dependent sugar dehydrogenase: protein MRWRWIAAGVVGVLLVGAGIGTYLYGDEYGWWADPSVSDAPEAEPASVETVVSGLHVPFDLAFLPDGSALVTERVTGELRRAHPDGTLTDVRTIDEIAVQGAEQAGLQGIAVSPSYERDGWIYLYFTTEDDSRVVRTRLADDAPLEPIVTGIPRGDIHNGGRIRFGPDGMLYITTGEAGFVPERAQDPDDLGGKILRVTPDGDAAPGNPVEGSPVYASGWRDPQGLAWDDEGRLYASEFGHNSLDELNLVMPGGNYGWPETEGPSDDLGMVNPLATWKPADASPSGMTFHDGQLWIACLRGERLYRINTDGTGAEQLLAGEYGRLRLVTEAPDGSLWVLTNNREGPEHDLILRVTP from the coding sequence GTGCGTTGGCGCTGGATCGCTGCAGGTGTCGTCGGGGTGCTGCTGGTCGGAGCCGGCATCGGCACCTACCTGTACGGCGACGAGTACGGCTGGTGGGCGGACCCCAGCGTCAGTGACGCCCCCGAGGCCGAGCCGGCGTCGGTGGAGACCGTCGTCAGCGGGCTGCACGTGCCGTTCGACCTGGCGTTCCTGCCCGACGGGTCGGCGCTGGTGACCGAGCGGGTGACCGGCGAGCTGCGGCGGGCGCATCCCGACGGCACGCTGACCGACGTGCGCACGATCGACGAGATCGCCGTACAGGGTGCGGAGCAGGCGGGGCTCCAGGGCATCGCGGTGTCGCCGTCGTACGAGAGGGACGGCTGGATCTACCTCTACTTCACGACCGAGGACGACAGCCGGGTCGTGCGGACCAGGCTCGCGGACGACGCGCCGCTCGAGCCGATCGTCACCGGCATCCCGCGCGGCGACATCCACAACGGCGGGCGGATCAGGTTCGGGCCGGACGGGATGCTCTACATCACCACCGGCGAGGCCGGCTTCGTGCCGGAGCGGGCGCAGGACCCCGACGACCTCGGCGGCAAGATCCTGCGCGTCACGCCCGACGGCGACGCGGCGCCGGGCAACCCGGTCGAGGGGTCGCCGGTCTACGCGTCCGGCTGGCGCGACCCGCAGGGCCTCGCGTGGGACGACGAGGGCCGGCTCTACGCCTCGGAGTTCGGCCACAACAGCCTCGACGAGCTCAACCTGGTGATGCCGGGCGGCAACTACGGCTGGCCCGAGACCGAGGGCCCGTCCGACGACCTCGGCATGGTCAACCCGCTCGCGACCTGGAAGCCCGCCGACGCCTCGCCGAGCGGGATGACGTTCCACGACGGCCAGCTGTGGATCGCGTGCCTGCGCGGCGAGCGGCTCTACCGCATCAACACCGACGGCACCGGCGCCGAGCAGCTGCTGGCCGGGGAGTACGGGCGGCTCCGGCTGGTCACCGAGGCGCCGGACGGATCGCTGTGGGTGCTGACCAACAACCGCGAGGGGCCCGAGCACGACCTGATCCTGCGGGTGACGCCGTAG
- a CDS encoding AraC family transcriptional regulator, with protein sequence MSLIRGTSLQGFVELTEELGVDPDPLLRAAHLPRAAIGDHDSFIGYRGVVAVLESAARATGADDFGRRLAQRQGLDILGPLGVAARTAATVGDALAAIEQYLNVYGPAIAVSVTVSAGRTAGFEWRLVDPRPPPHRQAAELGLGVSVRVFQLLAGDDFRPLSVELRHGAPARDAGHADYFGCPVRFGAASYGFRFRRSVLARPLSADHAVHAVVRDYLASIALPTPAVTIDPVVRLIRRMLPAGGPDLGLVAEQLALHPRTLQRQLAAQGTTFATLVDDVRREEAERYLRETTMPLAQLSGVLGFSEQSALSRACRRWFGASPSEVRRRG encoded by the coding sequence ATGTCGCTGATCCGGGGCACGTCGCTCCAGGGCTTCGTCGAGCTCACCGAGGAGCTCGGCGTCGATCCCGACCCGCTGCTCCGCGCGGCGCACCTCCCCCGCGCGGCGATCGGCGACCACGACAGCTTCATCGGCTACCGCGGCGTCGTCGCCGTGCTCGAGTCCGCCGCGCGGGCCACCGGCGCCGACGACTTCGGGCGCCGGCTCGCGCAGCGCCAGGGCCTCGACATCCTGGGGCCGCTGGGCGTCGCGGCCCGCACGGCGGCGACCGTGGGCGACGCGCTCGCGGCGATCGAGCAGTACCTCAACGTCTACGGCCCCGCCATCGCGGTGTCGGTCACCGTGTCCGCCGGCCGCACTGCCGGATTCGAGTGGCGGCTCGTCGACCCGCGACCGCCGCCCCACCGCCAGGCCGCCGAGCTCGGGCTCGGCGTCTCGGTGCGGGTCTTCCAGCTGCTCGCGGGCGACGACTTCCGCCCGCTCTCGGTCGAGCTGCGCCACGGCGCGCCCGCGCGCGACGCCGGCCACGCCGACTACTTCGGCTGCCCGGTGCGGTTCGGCGCGGCGTCGTACGGCTTCCGCTTCCGGCGCTCGGTGCTCGCGCGGCCGCTGTCCGCCGACCACGCGGTGCACGCGGTGGTGCGCGACTACCTCGCGTCGATCGCGCTGCCGACGCCTGCGGTCACCATCGATCCGGTGGTCCGGCTGATACGGCGGATGCTGCCCGCCGGCGGGCCGGACCTCGGCCTCGTCGCCGAGCAGCTCGCGCTGCACCCGCGGACCCTCCAGCGCCAGCTCGCCGCCCAGGGCACCACGTTCGCCACGCTCGTCGACGACGTCCGCCGCGAGGAGGCCGAGCGCTACCTCCGGGAGACCACGATGCCGCTCGCCCAGCTGTCCGGCGTGCTCGGGTTCAGCGAGCAGAGCGCGCTCTCGCGCGCGTGCCGACGGTGGTTCGGCGCCTCCCCGAGCGAGGTGCGGCGCCGCGGCTGA
- a CDS encoding group II truncated hemoglobin, which translates to MTTPSIHEWLGGTDALLRLTEVFYAKVRQDPVLAPVFADMGDDHPAHVATWLAEVFGGPAEYTAHHGGHAGMARHHLGRGITEEQRRRWVGLLQDAADEAGLPTDPESRAVFAYYVEWGSRMAIIYSGAAPPPIDESVEVPRWGWGQTPPWEG; encoded by the coding sequence GTGACCACACCGAGCATCCACGAGTGGCTCGGAGGCACCGACGCCCTCCTGCGCCTGACCGAGGTCTTCTACGCCAAGGTGCGGCAGGACCCGGTGCTCGCGCCGGTCTTCGCCGACATGGGCGACGACCACCCCGCGCACGTCGCGACGTGGCTCGCCGAGGTGTTCGGCGGCCCGGCCGAGTACACCGCGCACCACGGCGGCCACGCCGGCATGGCCCGCCACCACCTCGGCCGCGGGATCACCGAGGAGCAGCGCCGCCGCTGGGTCGGGCTGCTCCAGGACGCCGCCGACGAGGCCGGCCTGCCCACGGATCCCGAGTCGCGCGCAGTCTTCGCCTACTACGTCGAGTGGGGCAGCCGGATGGCGATCATCTACTCGGGCGCCGCCCCGCCGCCGATCGACGAGTCCGTCGAGGTGCCGCGCTGGGGCTGGGGCCAGACGCCGCCCTGGGAGGGGTAG
- a CDS encoding long-chain-fatty-acid--CoA ligase, with amino-acid sequence MTNLANNLVRSALRAPEAPAIRLGDVTLTYGDLLRRAAGVAGWLRANDVRPGERVAVMMPNLPAFPVHFYGALLAGAVVVPMNPLLKEREVEYYLRDSGARVLFAAEGSGPDALAACAAAGVRLVEVGPLGLETAPVADAAMEPRAADDTAVILYTSGTTGQPKGAELTHANLASNAATTATTLTQVGPDDVAMGCLPLFHVFGLTCGLNAGIAAGACLTLLPRFDPAAALRTIEEHGVTVFLGVPTMYAALLEAPGAADADVSSLRTCVSGGAALPVEVLRSFEAAFGCVILEGYGLSETSPVASFNHPDKVRKPGSIGTPVAGVEMCLVGVEDGAVPVGEVGEIAIRGEGLMKGYWGRPDATREAVPDGWLRTGDLARLDEDGYFYILDRKKDLIIRGGYNVYPREVEEVLYEHPDVTEAAVVGVPHPELGEDVAAAVALRAGAEATPDDLIAFVKARIAPYKYPRHVWVVDALPKGATGKILRREVAVPTGLLS; translated from the coding sequence ATGACCAACCTCGCGAACAACCTGGTCCGGAGCGCCCTCCGCGCACCGGAGGCGCCCGCGATCCGGCTCGGCGACGTGACGCTGACGTACGGCGACCTGCTGCGCCGCGCCGCGGGCGTCGCCGGGTGGCTGCGTGCCAACGACGTCCGACCCGGCGAGCGGGTGGCGGTGATGATGCCGAACCTGCCCGCGTTCCCGGTCCACTTCTACGGCGCGCTGCTGGCGGGCGCGGTCGTCGTACCGATGAACCCGCTGCTCAAGGAGCGGGAGGTCGAGTACTACCTGCGCGACTCCGGCGCGCGGGTGCTCTTCGCGGCGGAAGGGAGCGGGCCCGACGCCCTGGCCGCGTGCGCCGCGGCCGGGGTGCGGCTCGTCGAGGTCGGGCCGCTCGGGCTCGAGACAGCGCCAGTCGCGGACGCCGCGATGGAGCCGCGCGCGGCCGACGACACCGCGGTGATCCTCTACACGAGCGGCACCACGGGCCAGCCCAAGGGCGCCGAGCTCACCCACGCCAACCTGGCGAGCAACGCGGCGACCACCGCGACCACCCTGACCCAGGTCGGCCCGGACGACGTGGCGATGGGGTGCCTGCCCCTGTTCCACGTGTTCGGGCTGACCTGCGGGCTCAACGCCGGCATCGCGGCCGGGGCCTGCCTGACCCTGCTCCCGCGGTTCGACCCCGCCGCCGCGCTGCGGACGATCGAGGAGCACGGCGTCACCGTGTTCCTCGGCGTGCCGACGATGTACGCCGCGCTGTTGGAAGCGCCGGGCGCGGCCGACGCCGACGTCTCCAGCCTGCGCACCTGCGTGTCCGGCGGAGCGGCGCTCCCGGTGGAGGTGCTGAGGTCGTTCGAGGCGGCGTTCGGCTGCGTGATCCTCGAGGGCTACGGGCTCTCGGAGACCTCGCCGGTCGCGAGCTTCAACCACCCGGACAAGGTGCGGAAGCCCGGCTCGATCGGCACCCCTGTCGCCGGCGTCGAGATGTGCCTGGTCGGCGTCGAGGACGGCGCCGTGCCGGTCGGCGAGGTCGGCGAGATCGCGATCCGCGGCGAGGGCCTGATGAAGGGCTACTGGGGCCGGCCCGACGCCACCCGGGAGGCGGTGCCCGACGGCTGGTTGCGCACCGGCGACCTCGCCCGCCTGGACGAGGACGGCTACTTCTACATCCTCGACCGCAAGAAGGACCTGATCATCCGCGGCGGCTACAACGTCTACCCGCGGGAGGTCGAGGAGGTGCTCTACGAGCACCCCGACGTCACGGAGGCTGCCGTCGTCGGCGTACCTCACCCGGAGCTGGGCGAGGACGTCGCCGCCGCGGTCGCGCTCCGCGCCGGAGCCGAGGCGACGCCTGACGACCTGATCGCCTTCGTCAAGGCGCGGATCGCGCCGTACAAGTACCCGCGCCACGTCTGGGTCGTCGACGCCCTGCCCAAGGGCGCCACCGGGAAGATCCTGCGCCGCGAGGTCGCCGTGCCGACCGGCCTCTTGTCCTGA
- a CDS encoding MerR family transcriptional regulator: MDGLMRIGELSRRTGVSPELLRAWEQRYGLLQPTRSPGGFRLYSADDEARVRRTNAHLEDGLSAAEAARLAMAEASEEPVVPAGDGQQSVVAYLAVQLRDALDRYDAAGGHAALDRLFGTVSVEFALTEVLIPYLHELGERWASGEITVAQEHFAANLVRGRLLGLTRDWGSGGSSSALLACLPGENHDLGLILLGVLIARRGWRVTFLGANTPFDGLEASILDLRPSLVVLATIDAGLFHEHAASVSSLAAMSPLAVTAPVDDGVISATGARPLVHDIAAAASSLSSR, encoded by the coding sequence GTGGACGGGCTGATGCGGATCGGGGAGCTGTCGCGCCGGACGGGCGTGTCCCCGGAGCTGCTGCGCGCCTGGGAGCAGCGCTACGGGCTGCTCCAGCCGACGCGCTCGCCCGGCGGCTTCCGGCTCTACTCGGCCGACGACGAGGCGCGGGTACGGCGTACCAACGCCCACCTCGAGGACGGCCTCTCGGCCGCCGAGGCCGCGCGGCTGGCGATGGCCGAGGCGTCGGAGGAGCCCGTCGTCCCCGCCGGCGACGGGCAGCAGTCCGTCGTCGCCTACCTCGCGGTCCAGCTCCGCGACGCGCTCGACAGGTACGACGCCGCCGGCGGCCATGCGGCGCTCGACCGGCTCTTCGGCACCGTGTCCGTGGAGTTCGCGCTCACCGAGGTGCTGATCCCCTACCTGCACGAGCTGGGGGAGAGGTGGGCGTCCGGCGAGATCACCGTGGCGCAGGAGCACTTCGCCGCGAACCTGGTCCGCGGCCGGCTGCTGGGGCTGACCCGCGACTGGGGCTCCGGCGGCTCGTCGTCGGCGCTGCTCGCGTGCCTGCCCGGCGAGAACCACGACCTCGGCCTGATCCTGCTGGGCGTGCTGATCGCGCGGCGGGGCTGGCGGGTGACGTTCCTCGGCGCGAACACGCCGTTCGACGGTCTCGAGGCGAGCATCCTCGACCTGCGACCCTCGCTCGTCGTGCTCGCGACCATCGACGCCGGGCTGTTCCACGAGCACGCAGCTTCGGTGTCGTCGCTGGCTGCGATGAGCCCGCTGGCGGTCACCGCGCCCGTCGACGACGGCGTCATCAGCGCCACCGGGGCGCGGCCGCTGGTCCACGACATCGCCGCCGCGGCGAGCTCGCTGAGCAGTCGCTGA
- a CDS encoding DinB family protein has translation MDFTDQDLSGARFVRCDLSDAVVRGSWVVGLQVDTHDLTDGPIWVNGVDVTPYVEQQLNAQLPGRELKHAQTPEGLREAWAAVEEAWADVVPTAVGKEQISVEGEWTFEQTLRHLVLATNAWLHGAILQQEQPFHWIGIPFAEYATEGGDMTIFREPDSYEQVLQVRAEHQAIVRDYLATVDADTLAETRPNPWASEHQEPVLACLHVILNEEWEHLRYAVRDLATIT, from the coding sequence ATGGACTTCACCGACCAGGACCTCTCGGGTGCCCGCTTCGTGCGCTGCGACCTCAGCGACGCCGTCGTGCGCGGCTCCTGGGTGGTCGGCCTCCAGGTCGACACCCACGACCTGACCGACGGCCCGATCTGGGTCAACGGCGTCGACGTCACGCCGTACGTCGAGCAGCAGCTCAACGCCCAGCTCCCCGGCCGCGAGCTCAAGCACGCGCAGACCCCTGAGGGCCTGCGCGAGGCCTGGGCCGCGGTCGAGGAGGCCTGGGCCGACGTGGTGCCGACCGCGGTCGGCAAGGAGCAGATCTCGGTCGAGGGCGAATGGACCTTCGAGCAGACGCTGCGCCACCTGGTGCTGGCCACCAACGCCTGGCTGCACGGCGCGATCCTCCAGCAGGAGCAGCCGTTCCACTGGATCGGCATCCCGTTCGCCGAGTACGCCACCGAGGGCGGCGACATGACGATCTTCCGCGAGCCCGACTCCTACGAGCAGGTGCTCCAGGTGCGCGCCGAGCACCAAGCGATCGTGCGCGACTACCTCGCGACCGTCGACGCCGACACCCTCGCCGAGACCCGGCCCAACCCGTGGGCGTCGGAGCACCAGGAGCCGGTGCTCGCCTGCCTCCACGTCATCCTCAACGAGGAGTGGGAGCACCTGAGGTACGCCGTGCGCGACCTCGCGACGATCACCTGA
- a CDS encoding DUF1254 domain-containing protein, giving the protein MRRTTPRRRWLAAALLALLAGLPAAAAGTATAADTDAATDQRDTAAYDRGYELGLEAYRYGLPLITTQKTFRHQTSIDVSNDRGFGPVNRFNPIRRFVTPEDRSVVAPNLDTLYSIAWLDLSRQPQVVHVPRVEDRYFVIPLMSPYTENFANLGSVRRTAPGDYAIVGPDDHDVRLPAGVRKVRSPYDRVWIIERIYADNDSLADQRRVNRIQDRTTVTPLKRYGDRDWTPPVPQDPDTTIHEAPLPTGMTFYDRLGRLLEQFPAPVADRPLLRQLAEIGVGPGKRPSADDSLDPDLVAGMKDAAAAGAATVLGDAQAIYGQVFNQFNGYLVTPTGTYGTDYRLRAVVTQVGLGALRSNESIYPLALLDRTGAPLTGAKRYVVHVPAGGLPPVTDDGFWSLTLYDNAGFIVPNAIDRFAINDRTDLHYNEDGSLDLYLQATRPTDPQQAQNWLPTPEGGFRLLWRLYATRTSAIPGVLDGTGWRAPAIVPAS; this is encoded by the coding sequence ATGCGCCGCACCACCCCGCGCCGACGCTGGCTCGCGGCAGCGCTGCTCGCCCTGCTGGCCGGCCTGCCTGCCGCGGCCGCCGGCACCGCGACCGCTGCCGACACCGACGCCGCCACCGACCAGCGCGACACCGCGGCGTACGACCGCGGCTACGAGCTCGGGCTGGAGGCCTACCGCTACGGGCTCCCGCTCATCACCACGCAGAAGACGTTCCGCCACCAGACGAGCATCGACGTCTCCAACGACCGCGGCTTCGGGCCGGTCAACCGCTTCAACCCGATCCGACGGTTCGTCACCCCCGAGGATCGCTCGGTCGTCGCGCCGAACCTCGACACGCTCTACTCGATCGCGTGGCTCGACCTGAGCCGCCAGCCGCAGGTGGTCCACGTGCCGCGGGTCGAGGACCGCTACTTCGTGATCCCGCTGATGAGCCCCTACACCGAGAACTTCGCCAACCTCGGATCCGTCCGGCGCACGGCGCCCGGGGACTACGCGATCGTCGGACCCGACGACCACGACGTCCGGCTGCCCGCCGGTGTGCGCAAGGTGCGGTCGCCGTACGACCGGGTCTGGATCATCGAGCGGATCTACGCCGACAACGACAGCCTCGCCGACCAGCGGCGCGTGAACCGGATCCAGGACCGCACCACCGTCACCCCGCTCAAGAGGTACGGCGACCGCGACTGGACGCCGCCGGTGCCGCAGGACCCGGACACCACGATCCACGAGGCGCCGCTGCCGACCGGCATGACGTTCTACGACCGGCTGGGCAGGCTGCTCGAGCAGTTCCCCGCGCCGGTCGCCGACCGGCCGCTGCTGCGCCAGCTCGCCGAGATCGGCGTCGGCCCCGGCAAGCGCCCGTCCGCCGACGACTCCCTCGACCCGGACCTGGTTGCGGGCATGAAGGACGCGGCCGCGGCAGGCGCGGCGACGGTGCTCGGCGACGCGCAGGCGATCTACGGCCAGGTGTTCAACCAGTTCAACGGCTACCTGGTGACGCCGACGGGGACCTACGGCACCGACTACCGCCTGCGCGCCGTCGTCACCCAGGTCGGCCTCGGCGCGCTGCGCTCGAACGAGTCGATCTACCCGCTCGCGCTGCTCGACCGGACCGGCGCGCCGCTGACCGGCGCCAAGAGGTACGTCGTGCACGTCCCCGCCGGCGGGCTGCCGCCGGTCACCGACGACGGGTTCTGGTCGCTGACGCTCTACGACAACGCGGGCTTCATCGTGCCCAACGCCATCGACCGGTTCGCGATCAACGACCGCACCGACCTGCACTACAACGAGGACGGGTCGCTCGACCTCTACCTCCAGGCGACCCGGCCCACCGACCCGCAGCAGGCGCAGAACTGGCTGCCGACGCCCGAGGGCGGGTTCCGGCTCCTGTGGCGCCTCTACGCCACCCGTACCAGTGCCATCCCCGGCGTCCTCGACGGCACCGGCTGGCGCGCCCCGGCCATCGTGCCGGCGAGCTGA